One region of Ardenticatena maritima genomic DNA includes:
- a CDS encoding gluconeogenesis factor YvcK family protein: MQRHNWTEYLKPGYGFKRRLALMVQGIALATLGAKFLVDSMSRFVPVPRRVKQAFAWGPDWLRGILLMISGSAATYYAWRSLSHEMAATLAPEHANEDIGLTDLFYERKRQAVGRRVAVIGSGTGLIPVVRAFLLMDEPVNVTVILTSHEGGRIVSLLRDELGLSGKQVLYPTGEHVSLWAELEDGTLLEGATAINQHDVREKAIRRIFYSRNVRRIKVWEETRGNLTADVLSNYPPDVNPDALKAIQDAELVVIAPGRLYTDILPTLTLPEIRRAVHHSGAKRVFVANIMTEPGKTDGFSVKDYLATLRQLAQITVDYVIANDAPISEEVLEKYRLEGAEPVRLRDEETGISRLVFADTGEQTVLVEGAVLITAPLITETPQLIPYRDPETGDIRMREMAIARHDPHRLKAVLAQIMRKELV; the protein is encoded by the coding sequence ATGCAGCGACACAATTGGACGGAATACCTCAAACCCGGATACGGCTTCAAGCGTCGTTTGGCGCTGATGGTGCAGGGCATTGCCCTGGCAACATTGGGCGCCAAGTTTCTTGTGGACAGCATGAGCCGTTTTGTGCCTGTGCCCCGTCGCGTCAAGCAGGCGTTTGCGTGGGGACCTGATTGGTTGCGCGGCATTCTCTTGATGATTTCCGGCAGTGCCGCCACCTACTACGCCTGGCGCTCGTTGAGCCATGAGATGGCGGCAACCCTTGCGCCGGAGCACGCGAACGAGGATATCGGCTTGACCGACCTGTTCTACGAACGCAAGCGCCAGGCGGTGGGGCGTCGTGTGGCGGTGATTGGAAGCGGCACGGGGCTGATTCCCGTGGTGCGCGCTTTCTTGCTCATGGATGAGCCTGTGAATGTGACCGTCATCCTCACCTCTCACGAAGGGGGGCGTATTGTCTCGCTCTTGCGCGACGAATTGGGGCTGAGCGGCAAGCAAGTGCTCTACCCCACAGGTGAGCATGTCAGCCTCTGGGCGGAATTGGAAGACGGCACCCTGCTGGAAGGCGCTACCGCTATCAATCAGCATGATGTACGCGAAAAAGCCATTCGCCGCATTTTCTACTCGCGCAACGTGCGCCGTATCAAAGTCTGGGAAGAAACACGCGGCAATTTGACCGCCGATGTGCTGAGCAACTACCCCCCCGACGTCAACCCGGATGCGCTGAAAGCCATTCAAGACGCCGAATTGGTAGTGATTGCGCCGGGGCGGCTCTACACCGACATTTTGCCGACGCTCACCCTGCCCGAAATTCGCCGCGCCGTCCACCACAGTGGCGCGAAACGGGTATTTGTGGCGAACATTATGACCGAACCGGGCAAAACAGACGGCTTTTCGGTGAAAGACTACCTTGCCACGCTGCGCCAATTGGCGCAGATTACCGTGGATTACGTGATTGCCAACGATGCGCCGATTAGTGAAGAGGTGCTCGAAAAATATCGCCTTGAAGGGGCGGAGCCGGTACGCCTGCGTGATGAAGAGACCGGTATCAGCCGCCTGGTGTTTGCCGATACAGGCGAGCAAACCGTGCTGGTAGAAGGTGCTGTGCTGATCACAGCCCCCTTGATTACCGAAACTCCGCAACTCATTCCCTACCGCGACCCCGAAACGGGCGATATTCGCATGCGCGAAATGGCGATTGCCCGCCACGACCCGCACCGCTTGAAAGCCGTGCTGGCGCAAATCATGCGCAAAGAACTGGTGTGA
- a CDS encoding phosphohexomutase domain-containing protein yields the protein MALKFGISGLRGTIGDEADNLTPDVVLAYARAFGAWVRENSPMRTPLVALGYDGRRSSPMIADLVRGGLLSSGCAVLDLGLSLTPTVQFTVSHHATVAAGVMVTASHNPLPWNGLKFVDGEGRFIPLDVWARLHEIVERAGWVWLPLTQIPHVRPWHDEAHRRHMQAVLNAVPVEAIRGARLRVALDACNGGAARWGDMLRALGCEVIACHTEQHGFFARPPEPLPQHLGTLAALVRNAQCDVGLAADPDGDRLALVDERGDPISEEFTVVLCARERLMNRRDGVVVTNVVTTHALEDVLPNARVVRTAVGEMNVVNGVVAHEAVLGGEGSGGIIVPDVHLARDGMAAAALILSLLAQTGEPLSALVAQIPAWRMVKRKIEPRGIAADDVRALFAAWQQTPPHVECSDGHVYLASRDGSLTLAADDEGVRVEGVLPDRRRFATTLADAESRTLVQRLATTAPTLDLTDGVKLDGGDVWLSLRPSNTEPIVRLMGEWRGD from the coding sequence ATGGCGCTCAAATTCGGCATTTCCGGTTTACGCGGCACGATTGGTGATGAAGCCGACAACCTGACGCCCGACGTGGTGCTGGCGTATGCCCGTGCCTTTGGCGCGTGGGTGCGCGAAAACAGCCCCATGCGAACCCCGCTTGTGGCGTTGGGCTACGACGGGCGGCGTTCCAGCCCCATGATTGCCGACCTGGTACGCGGCGGTTTGCTCAGCAGTGGGTGCGCCGTGCTCGACCTGGGGTTGAGCCTGACGCCGACCGTGCAATTTACCGTTTCGCACCATGCCACGGTTGCCGCCGGTGTCATGGTGACGGCGAGCCACAACCCCTTGCCCTGGAATGGGCTGAAATTCGTGGACGGCGAAGGGCGCTTCATTCCGCTGGATGTCTGGGCGCGACTGCACGAGATTGTGGAACGCGCCGGCTGGGTCTGGCTACCGCTGACGCAGATTCCCCATGTGCGCCCCTGGCACGACGAAGCGCACCGCCGCCACATGCAAGCCGTGCTCAACGCTGTGCCGGTCGAAGCCATTCGCGGGGCGCGCTTGCGGGTGGCGCTGGATGCCTGCAACGGCGGCGCTGCGCGCTGGGGCGATATGCTCCGCGCCCTGGGGTGTGAAGTCATCGCCTGCCATACCGAGCAACACGGCTTCTTTGCCCGCCCACCGGAACCGCTTCCCCAACACCTGGGCACATTGGCGGCGTTGGTGCGCAACGCCCAATGCGATGTCGGGCTGGCGGCTGACCCCGACGGCGACCGCCTGGCGCTGGTGGACGAACGGGGCGACCCCATTAGCGAAGAGTTTACGGTGGTGCTCTGCGCCCGCGAGCGGTTGATGAACCGCCGCGACGGCGTTGTCGTCACGAATGTGGTGACCACCCACGCGCTGGAAGATGTCTTGCCCAACGCGCGCGTCGTGCGTACCGCGGTGGGCGAGATGAACGTGGTGAACGGCGTTGTGGCGCACGAGGCGGTGTTGGGCGGTGAGGGCAGCGGGGGCATTATCGTGCCCGATGTGCACCTCGCGCGTGATGGTATGGCGGCGGCGGCGCTCATCCTGAGCCTGCTGGCGCAAACAGGCGAACCGCTTTCGGCGTTGGTGGCGCAGATTCCCGCATGGCGTATGGTCAAGCGCAAAATTGAGCCGCGCGGCATTGCCGCTGATGATGTGCGCGCGCTCTTTGCCGCCTGGCAACAGACACCGCCCCACGTGGAATGCTCCGACGGGCACGTTTACCTCGCCAGTCGGGACGGTTCGCTCACACTCGCGGCGGATGATGAGGGCGTGCGCGTGGAAGGCGTCCTCCCCGACCGCCGCCGCTTTGCGACCACCCTCGCCGATGCCGAAAGCCGCACGCTGGTGCAACGCCTTGCGACAACCGCGCCCACCCTCGACCTGACAGACGGCGTCAAACTGGATGGAGGCGATGTCTGGTTGAGCCTGCGCCCCTCCAACACCGAACCGATTGTGCGCCTGATGGGGGAATGGCGCGGCGACTGA